One window from the genome of Leucobacter aridicollis encodes:
- the pknB gene encoding Stk1 family PASTA domain-containing Ser/Thr kinase has product MTPATIDPLIGQTLDARYVIRSRIARGGMAMVYLAHDLRLERKVAVKVMHEHLAEDADFTRRFDREARSAARLSHTNLVNVFDQGQDLGRVYLVMEYLPSITLRELLKKQQRLTLDQSLEIGEAVLAGLAAAHNAGIVHRDLKPENVLLVDDGRIKLGDFGLARAVSANTTTGQALLGTIAYLSPELVTRGVAGERSDLYAFGIMLYEMITGSQPFTGEQPMQIAYQHAHSDVPAPSESGDVSTPALDSFVVWLTQRDPELRPANAGEALLHMRELRNDPYGMPEALATAVLPIGQGPGDTTVLPGNAFDDAATTRLTPSTTVLNGVEQAALQAGTRDAAVAPAAAATSTDRAHAQGVRRARRGRTMALIVTALAVATGAGAFWFGQGPGSAVTVPEVSGMTVADAQAELEALDLTVAVTDCSSLEVEVGLASAVTPGPGSRLDRGSEVTLCKSTGPEMLAVPTLVGLQLDDATALISDSKFTFGEVSDTRFSDTPEGQVLAALDADDAEIGSTFPERGTINLIVSAGQPPSVNGLTVDQATSVLSKSELTVDSAHNTEVISDDVPKGQVVAVNWTTDPVRPGDTVGLQISTGPELFEIPDVSGLGLQEAMDTLAGAGFSPSTLVPEALRGFAKATGTNPAAGERVEAGTEIRITSQLSL; this is encoded by the coding sequence GTGACCCCTGCCACTATCGACCCGCTTATCGGGCAGACGCTCGACGCGCGCTACGTGATCCGCTCACGCATTGCCCGCGGCGGTATGGCAATGGTCTACCTTGCGCACGACCTGCGGCTGGAACGCAAGGTCGCCGTCAAGGTGATGCACGAACACCTCGCTGAAGACGCAGACTTCACACGACGCTTCGACCGCGAGGCTCGCAGTGCTGCACGCCTCTCGCATACGAACCTCGTGAACGTGTTCGACCAAGGTCAAGACCTTGGCAGGGTCTACCTCGTCATGGAGTATCTGCCGAGCATCACGCTCCGCGAACTCCTCAAGAAGCAACAGCGGCTGACGCTCGATCAGAGCCTCGAGATCGGCGAAGCCGTGCTCGCTGGCCTCGCGGCGGCTCACAACGCTGGGATAGTGCATAGGGATCTCAAGCCCGAGAACGTGCTGCTCGTAGACGACGGCAGGATCAAGCTTGGCGACTTCGGCCTCGCACGAGCGGTGAGCGCAAACACGACGACGGGCCAGGCCCTGCTCGGAACGATCGCGTACCTCTCCCCCGAGCTTGTCACCCGCGGCGTTGCCGGTGAGCGCAGCGATCTCTACGCGTTCGGCATCATGCTCTACGAGATGATCACGGGCTCCCAACCGTTCACCGGCGAACAGCCAATGCAGATTGCGTACCAGCACGCGCACTCGGACGTGCCCGCGCCGTCGGAATCAGGCGATGTCTCGACTCCCGCACTCGACAGTTTCGTTGTGTGGCTGACGCAACGCGATCCTGAACTTCGGCCAGCGAACGCGGGCGAGGCGCTCCTGCATATGCGCGAACTCCGCAACGACCCGTATGGCATGCCCGAGGCACTCGCGACAGCCGTGCTCCCGATTGGGCAGGGCCCCGGAGACACAACCGTGCTGCCCGGCAATGCGTTCGACGACGCCGCGACGACGCGCCTCACTCCTTCCACGACAGTACTGAACGGTGTCGAACAGGCAGCCCTGCAGGCTGGCACCCGGGACGCCGCGGTCGCGCCTGCAGCCGCCGCGACGAGCACCGATCGCGCACACGCCCAGGGCGTTCGCCGCGCTCGCAGGGGCAGAACCATGGCGCTCATCGTCACCGCACTCGCCGTCGCGACAGGCGCCGGAGCCTTTTGGTTCGGACAGGGACCAGGCTCCGCCGTCACAGTTCCCGAAGTCTCTGGCATGACAGTTGCCGACGCTCAGGCCGAACTTGAAGCGCTCGACCTGACAGTTGCGGTGACAGACTGCTCGAGCCTTGAGGTCGAGGTTGGCCTTGCCTCGGCAGTGACCCCGGGCCCGGGTTCTCGACTCGACCGCGGCTCCGAAGTCACGCTCTGTAAGTCGACGGGCCCGGAAATGCTTGCCGTGCCAACGCTTGTCGGCCTCCAGCTTGACGATGCCACAGCGCTCATCAGCGACAGCAAGTTCACATTTGGCGAGGTGTCCGACACCCGATTCTCGGACACGCCCGAGGGCCAGGTGCTCGCCGCTCTCGACGCCGACGACGCCGAGATTGGCAGCACGTTCCCAGAGCGCGGCACTATCAACCTCATCGTCTCTGCAGGCCAACCTCCGTCGGTCAACGGTCTCACAGTCGACCAGGCGACAAGCGTGCTCAGCAAGAGCGAGCTCACAGTCGATAGTGCCCACAACACCGAGGTCATCTCAGACGATGTCCCCAAGGGGCAGGTCGTCGCCGTGAACTGGACGACAGACCCTGTTCGACCTGGCGACACTGTCGGCCTGCAGATCTCGACAGGACCCGAGCTCTTCGAGATTCCTGACGTGTCAGGGCTCGGTCTCCAGGAAGCAATGGACACGCTCGCAGGCGCGGGCTTCTCACCCTCGACGCTCGTGCCTGAGGCGCTGCGCGGATTTGCCAAGGCGACGGGCACGAATCCGGCAGCTGGCGAGCGCGTCGAAGCCGGAACCGAGATCAGGATCACCTCTCAGCTCTCGCTCTAG
- a CDS encoding Rv2175c family DNA-binding protein, protein MSENTASIGSTLTIPEVAERLGIPLGKVHRLVEDHYLAIVRIDGVRRVPVEFINDDNEPLHSLRGTLLALSDAGLNSEESMNWLFSVNDELGVRPIDSLVAGHKSAVRRATQSLAF, encoded by the coding sequence GTGTCAGAGAATACTGCATCAATCGGCTCGACCCTTACTATCCCCGAAGTCGCTGAGCGCCTCGGGATCCCGCTCGGCAAGGTACACCGCCTCGTTGAAGACCACTATCTCGCGATCGTGCGCATCGACGGGGTTCGGCGGGTGCCAGTCGAGTTCATCAACGACGACAACGAGCCGCTACACTCCCTGCGCGGCACGCTGCTCGCGCTCAGCGACGCCGGACTCAACTCTGAGGAGTCGATGAACTGGCTGTTCTCGGTGAACGACGAACTCGGCGTGCGGCCGATCGACTCGCTCGTCGCCGGTCACAAGAGCGCGGTACGCCGCGCCACACAGTCGCTCGCGTTCTGA